From the Manis javanica isolate MJ-LG chromosome 11, MJ_LKY, whole genome shotgun sequence genome, one window contains:
- the TUB gene encoding tubby protein homolog isoform X2, translating to MTSKPHSDWIPYSVLDDEGSNLRQQKLDRQRALLEQKQKKKRQEPLMVQANADGRPRSRRARQSEEQAPLVESCLSSSGSASYQVQEADPLAGVQLGAARPPAPVSAERTKAAAAPGGQGGASRKEKKGKHKGTRGPAALAEDKPEARGPVQILTVGQSDHAQDTGETTAGGCAWPSRQDLRATMQKKGVSSSMSFEEEEEDEDENSSSSSQLNSNTRPSSATSRKSAREAASAPSPTAQEPPGDVEVQDLEEFALRPAPQGITIKCRITRDKKGMDRGMYPTYFLHLDREDGKKVFLLAGRKRKKSKTSNYLISVDPTDLSRGGDSYIGKLRSNLMGTKFTVYDNGVNPQKASSSTLESGTLRQELAAVCYETNVLGFKGPRKMSVIVPGMNMVHERVSIRPRNEQEMLLARWQNKNMESIIELQNKTPVWNDDTQSYVLNFHGRVTQASVKNFQIIHGNDPDYIVMQFGRVAEDVFTMDYNYPLCALQAFAIALSSFDSKLACE from the exons ATGACTTCCAAGCCGCATTCCGACTGGATTCCCTACAG TGTCTTAGATGATGAGGGCAGCAACCTGAGGCAGCAGAAGCTTGACCGGCAG CGGGCCCTGCTGGAGCAGAAGCAGAAGAAGAAGCGCCAGGAGCCCCTGATGGTGCAGGCCAATGCCGATGGGCGGCCCCGGAGTCGGCGGGCACGGCAGTCAGAGGAGCAGGCCCCCCTGGTGGAGTCCTGCCTCAGCAGCAGTGGCAGTGCCAGCTACCAAG ttcAAGAGGCCGACCCACTTGCTGGTGTGCAACTGGGAGCCGCCCGCCCACCAGCACCAGTCTCTGCTGAGAGAACCAAGGCAGCAGCTGCGCCAGGGGGCCAGGGCGGGGCCTCTaggaaggagaagaaggggaagcaCAAAG GCACCAGAGGGCCAGCAGCACTGGCAGAAGACAAGCCTGAGGCCCGAGGCCCGGTGCAGATCCTGACTGTGGGCCAGTCAGACCATGCGCAGGACACTGGGGAGACGACAGCCGGTGGGTGTGCGTGGCCCAGCAGGCAGGACCTCCGTGCCACAATGCAGAAGAAAG GTGTCTCCAGCAGCATGAGttttgaagaggaagaggaggatgaggaCGAGAACAGCTCCAGCTCCTCCCAGCTAAACAGCAACACACGCCCGAGCTCCGCTACAAGCAGGAAGTCGGCCAGG GAGGcagcctcagcccccagcccAACCGCCCAGGAGCCACCGGGAGATGTTGAGGTCCAGGACCTTGAGGAGTTTGCGCTGAGGCCAGCCCCACAGGGTATCACCATCAAGTGCCGCATCACGCGGGACAAGAAGGGAATGGACCGGGGGATGTACCCTACCTACTTTCTGCACCTGGACCGTGAGGATGGGAAGAAG GTGTTCCTCCTAgccggaaggaagagaaagaagagtaaaactTCCAATTACCTCATATCTGTGGACCCAACAGACTTGTCTCGAGGCGGGGACAGCTACATCGGGAAACTGCG GTCCAACCTCATGGGCACCAAGTTCACTGTTTATGACAACGGAGTCAACCCTCAGAAGGCATCCTCCTCTACTTTGGAGAGTGGAACCTTGCGTCAGGAGCTAGCAGCCGTGTGCTAC GAGACGAACGTCTTAGGTTTCAAGGGACCACGGAAGATGAGTGTGATTGTCCCCGGCATGAACATGGTTCATGAGAGAGTCTCTATCCGGCCCCGCAAC GAGCAAGAGATGCTACTAGCACGCTGGCAGAATAAGAACATGGAGAGTATCATTGAGCTGCAAAACAAGACGCCTGTCTGGAATGATGACACACAGTCCTACGTCCTCAACTTCCATGGGCGCGTCACACAGGCCTCCGTGAAGAACTTCCAGATCATCCATGGCAATGACC CGGACTACATCGTGATGCAGTTTGGCCGTGTGGCAGAGGATGTGTTCACCATGGACTACAACTACCCACTGTGTGCGCTGCAGGCCTTCGCCATCGCCCTGTCCAGCTTCGACAGCAAGCTCGCCTGCGAGTAG
- the TUB gene encoding tubby protein homolog isoform X1 has protein sequence MVRSSARAPAGPAASESRAQRSRCSRGGRQALSREAAMEGVSSHRTLSYSRWSYDSVLDDEGSNLRQQKLDRQRALLEQKQKKKRQEPLMVQANADGRPRSRRARQSEEQAPLVESCLSSSGSASYQVQEADPLAGVQLGAARPPAPVSAERTKAAAAPGGQGGASRKEKKGKHKGTRGPAALAEDKPEARGPVQILTVGQSDHAQDTGETTAGGCAWPSRQDLRATMQKKGVSSSMSFEEEEEDEDENSSSSSQLNSNTRPSSATSRKSAREAASAPSPTAQEPPGDVEVQDLEEFALRPAPQGITIKCRITRDKKGMDRGMYPTYFLHLDREDGKKVFLLAGRKRKKSKTSNYLISVDPTDLSRGGDSYIGKLRSNLMGTKFTVYDNGVNPQKASSSTLESGTLRQELAAVCYETNVLGFKGPRKMSVIVPGMNMVHERVSIRPRNEQEMLLARWQNKNMESIIELQNKTPVWNDDTQSYVLNFHGRVTQASVKNFQIIHGNDPDYIVMQFGRVAEDVFTMDYNYPLCALQAFAIALSSFDSKLACE, from the exons TGTCTTAGATGATGAGGGCAGCAACCTGAGGCAGCAGAAGCTTGACCGGCAG CGGGCCCTGCTGGAGCAGAAGCAGAAGAAGAAGCGCCAGGAGCCCCTGATGGTGCAGGCCAATGCCGATGGGCGGCCCCGGAGTCGGCGGGCACGGCAGTCAGAGGAGCAGGCCCCCCTGGTGGAGTCCTGCCTCAGCAGCAGTGGCAGTGCCAGCTACCAAG ttcAAGAGGCCGACCCACTTGCTGGTGTGCAACTGGGAGCCGCCCGCCCACCAGCACCAGTCTCTGCTGAGAGAACCAAGGCAGCAGCTGCGCCAGGGGGCCAGGGCGGGGCCTCTaggaaggagaagaaggggaagcaCAAAG GCACCAGAGGGCCAGCAGCACTGGCAGAAGACAAGCCTGAGGCCCGAGGCCCGGTGCAGATCCTGACTGTGGGCCAGTCAGACCATGCGCAGGACACTGGGGAGACGACAGCCGGTGGGTGTGCGTGGCCCAGCAGGCAGGACCTCCGTGCCACAATGCAGAAGAAAG GTGTCTCCAGCAGCATGAGttttgaagaggaagaggaggatgaggaCGAGAACAGCTCCAGCTCCTCCCAGCTAAACAGCAACACACGCCCGAGCTCCGCTACAAGCAGGAAGTCGGCCAGG GAGGcagcctcagcccccagcccAACCGCCCAGGAGCCACCGGGAGATGTTGAGGTCCAGGACCTTGAGGAGTTTGCGCTGAGGCCAGCCCCACAGGGTATCACCATCAAGTGCCGCATCACGCGGGACAAGAAGGGAATGGACCGGGGGATGTACCCTACCTACTTTCTGCACCTGGACCGTGAGGATGGGAAGAAG GTGTTCCTCCTAgccggaaggaagagaaagaagagtaaaactTCCAATTACCTCATATCTGTGGACCCAACAGACTTGTCTCGAGGCGGGGACAGCTACATCGGGAAACTGCG GTCCAACCTCATGGGCACCAAGTTCACTGTTTATGACAACGGAGTCAACCCTCAGAAGGCATCCTCCTCTACTTTGGAGAGTGGAACCTTGCGTCAGGAGCTAGCAGCCGTGTGCTAC GAGACGAACGTCTTAGGTTTCAAGGGACCACGGAAGATGAGTGTGATTGTCCCCGGCATGAACATGGTTCATGAGAGAGTCTCTATCCGGCCCCGCAAC GAGCAAGAGATGCTACTAGCACGCTGGCAGAATAAGAACATGGAGAGTATCATTGAGCTGCAAAACAAGACGCCTGTCTGGAATGATGACACACAGTCCTACGTCCTCAACTTCCATGGGCGCGTCACACAGGCCTCCGTGAAGAACTTCCAGATCATCCATGGCAATGACC CGGACTACATCGTGATGCAGTTTGGCCGTGTGGCAGAGGATGTGTTCACCATGGACTACAACTACCCACTGTGTGCGCTGCAGGCCTTCGCCATCGCCCTGTCCAGCTTCGACAGCAAGCTCGCCTGCGAGTAG